One Pecten maximus chromosome 16, xPecMax1.1, whole genome shotgun sequence DNA window includes the following coding sequences:
- the LOC117344703 gene encoding histidine-rich protein PFHRP-III-like, producing MPKNLRFGIKRQGMVIQNEHRASYNMVIANEHRASDDMAIANENRASDDTVIANENRASYDMVIANEHRASNDMVIANEHRASDDMVIANEHRASDDMVIANEHRASDDMITDDGYRTSNGMVIHI from the coding sequence ATGCCGAAGAATCTGCGTTTTGGAATTAAAAGGCAAGGAATGGTCATACAAAATGAACATCGAGCGTCCTATAACATGGTAATAGCCAATGAACATCGAGCATCCGATGACATGGCAATAGCCAATGAAAATCGAGCGTCCGATGACACGGTAATAGCCAATGAAAATCGAGCGTCCTATGACATGGTAATAGCCAATGAACATCGAGCGTCCAATGACATGGTAATAGCCAATGAACATCGAGCGTCCGATGACATGGTAATAGCCAATGAACATCGAGCGTCCGATGACATGGTAATAGCCAATGAACATCGAGCGTCCGATGACATGATCACGGACGATGGATATCGAACATCTAATGGAATGGTCATACACATTTAA